Proteins encoded together in one Candidatus Sulfotelmatobacter sp. window:
- a CDS encoding HigA family addiction module antitoxin, with protein MPIKNPPHPGNFIRTEIIQPAGLSVTAAAAALKVSRPALSSLLNGKANLSGEMALRIEKAFGVKMDTLMRMQSSYDIARTRSREHRIRVRRVPQRGMRDFKDLMRKYRGKLEFAGLDE; from the coding sequence ATGCCGATCAAGAACCCGCCGCATCCCGGAAATTTCATCCGTACCGAAATCATTCAGCCCGCAGGCCTGTCGGTTACTGCCGCCGCCGCCGCGCTGAAAGTCTCCCGGCCCGCGCTTTCCAGCCTGCTGAATGGGAAGGCGAACCTTTCCGGCGAAATGGCCCTCCGCATCGAAAAAGCTTTCGGGGTGAAGATGGATACACTCATGCGAATGCAATCCTCTTACGACATCGCCCGTACTCGATCGCGTGAGCACCGAATCCGCGTCCGCCGGGTTCCTCAGCGAGGGATGCGAGACTTCAAAGATCTCATGAGGAAGTATCGCGGCAAACTTGAGTTCGCCGGGCTGGACGAGTGA
- a CDS encoding type II toxin-antitoxin system RelE/ParE family toxin translates to MKIQSFAHKGLKRLYADDVRKGVPPDAVDKLRKMLAFLDNMENPEELHSLPAWKAHTLTGDRKGAWSLSVTRNLRLTFRIDTKEREIFDVNLEDYH, encoded by the coding sequence GTGAAGATACAGAGCTTCGCGCACAAAGGTCTGAAACGCCTCTACGCGGACGATGTTAGGAAAGGCGTTCCGCCGGACGCGGTCGACAAGCTCCGCAAAATGCTGGCGTTTCTCGATAACATGGAAAATCCGGAAGAGCTGCATTCGCTTCCTGCGTGGAAGGCACATACGTTAACCGGCGATCGCAAGGGCGCGTGGAGTCTCAGCGTGACCAGGAACCTGCGCTTGACCTTTCGCATCGATACTAAAGAGCGTGAAATCTTCGACGTCAATCTGGAAGATTACCACTAG
- a CDS encoding Fis family transcriptional regulator — protein MSKKNLGSSIDDFLKEENIFEEAQAQAAKEVVAWQLAKAMKKKKISKARMAVLLKTSRSQVDRILDPKRDITLSSLQRAAALVGQRVLIELV, from the coding sequence ATGAGCAAGAAGAATTTGGGATCGAGTATCGACGACTTCTTGAAAGAAGAGAACATCTTTGAGGAAGCGCAGGCCCAGGCCGCGAAAGAAGTCGTAGCGTGGCAACTGGCGAAAGCTATGAAGAAGAAAAAGATCTCCAAGGCGCGCATGGCGGTTTTGCTGAAGACGAGCCGGTCGCAGGTGGATCGTATTCTCGATCCGAAACGCGATATTACGCTGTCAAGTTTGCAGCGGGCGGCGGCGCTGGTGGGGCAGCGGGTGCTGATTGAGTTGGTGTGA